The sequence TTTTTTATGCTCGTAATCGATAAATTTAGCAGCTATCCCAGATATTTGATATGTTTCCTTTAACCCTTCACCTATTTTTTCGATATTTATCGTTTGATAGCGTTTGTCTAAACTTAGTGCATTCGTATAATACATGAAAAATAAAGATAATTGATCAATCGCCTTCTGATTTTTTACGTTATATGTTTCGTATTTTTTGTATGTTAATTGATTAAAAAAATCTTCTGCTGTATGAAAATTCGAATCAATTTTTGTCATTTCTTTATCGATATCTCTATTTAATTGCTCTAATGTACTGTCATTAAAAGTCAGTCCATATTTTTCGACGATTTGATTCACTACTTTAAGTTCATCCCTAAATTGGGCATTCGAGAAGATAAGAAAGGTATTGAAACCAATAAACACAATGAGTAAAAATAGAATAACCGGCGTGCGGAACACCTTTTGTAATTCGAATAGCGTAATTCGCATGCTTATCACCCACTCGTACTTTCATTAGCATATTCGTATAAAAATACATCTTCCAGTTGCGGCTTCATTACTTGCCACTCCAAACTTTTTTCTTTCTCTGCCACGAAACGAACAATCATTTTCCCTTTATCATGTTTTTCCGCTAATGTTACATATTTTTTCGCGAAATTTGCTAAATCGTTAAACTCAACCTCTGTTTCGAATACTGATCCAGCTAACGTGTTACAAATTGCTGAAGGTTCACTTTTATATAAAAGTTTCTTATTCTTAATCATAATAATTTCATTCGCAATTGACTCGACATCTGAAACAATATGGGTAGAAAGTAAAATCATTCGATCTCTTGCTAATTCTGATAAGAGATGTCGAAACCGCGCACGTTCTTTTGGATCAAGTCCAGCAGTCGGTTCGTCTAAAATAAGGACTTTTGGATTATTCAACAACGCTTGTGCTATTCCAACGCGTTGAATCATCCCCCCTGAGAATTTCCGCATTTTTTTATTTCTTACATCACTTAAGGCCACCATTTCTAAAACTTCATCAATTCGAACCTCAGCTGTTTCTTTATCAATTCCTTTTAAGGCAGCTAAATATGATAAAAATTGAACCGGAGAATAATGCTTATAAAAACCAAATTGCTGTGGTAAATACCCTAATAAGTCTCGATATTCTTCATCCAGTACAAATATATCCTTACCACCATAAGTGATTTTCCCTTCTGATGGTCTCATCAACGTGGCAAGCATTTTAATTAATGTCGTTTTTCCTGCACCATTTGGAGCTAACAGTCCATAAATACCATTTTCCAATTCCATATTAATTTCTTGTAAAGCTTGAAAATTTCCATATCTTTTACTAACGTTTTCTAAGATAAGCATTCATAAGCGCCTCCTTGATTTCTTGTGAAAAATTGCTTTAATACGTAGAAGTAAAACCGAATAATTAGAAGTACAAGAATGAAATAGACTGTTAATGGAATTTGTTCCACTACTTGGGTATATGTTTCTTTTAACAATTGATAAAGATATATATTCCCTGCCGCCCATGTAAAACAAAAAATACTCATACGAAAGTAAAGATGCTTTTCCTTGTACAAAATCAATAAGCATGTAGCAAAAAGAAATAAACTAGACAACGTAATGGCAATTGCCCGAAACACATCAATCCCTATAAACTGTGAAACAATCATGATAAAAGTAATATTTATGACACTGGCATATAAACTATAGAAAAACATTCGAATCGCTAACA comes from Bacillus andreraoultii and encodes:
- a CDS encoding ABC transporter ATP-binding protein; amino-acid sequence: MLILENVSKRYGNFQALQEINMELENGIYGLLAPNGAGKTTLIKMLATLMRPSEGKITYGGKDIFVLDEEYRDLLGYLPQQFGFYKHYSPVQFLSYLAALKGIDKETAEVRIDEVLEMVALSDVRNKKMRKFSGGMIQRVGIAQALLNNPKVLILDEPTAGLDPKERARFRHLLSELARDRMILLSTHIVSDVESIANEIIMIKNKKLLYKSEPSAICNTLAGSVFETEVEFNDLANFAKKYVTLAEKHDKGKMIVRFVAEKEKSLEWQVMKPQLEDVFLYEYANESTSG